Within the Dolichospermum compactum NIES-806 genome, the region ACAGGTTCAACCACAGCTTACACTATTCAATATTTAGGAGAACGCCTCAAATCAGGTGAACTCAAAGATATTGTCGGTATCCCCACCTCATTTCAATCAGAAGTATTAGCAAAAGAGTATGGCGTTCCTCTCACCACTTTAGACGCTGTAGACCATATTGATATCGCTATAGATGGGGCAGATGAAGTAGATCCCCATAAAAACTTGATTAAGGGTGGTGGTGCTGCACATACCCGCGAAAAAGTTGTAGATTACCTAGCAAAGCAATTTATTGTTGTCGTTGATGGTGGTAAATTAGTAGACCGCTTAGGTTCTAGTTTCGCTGTACCAGTTGAAGTTATCCCTATGGCTATCACCCCCGTCACAAATGCCATTAAAGCACTTGGTGGTAAGCCAGAACTACGCATGGGTGTGAGAAAAGCAGGTCCTGTAATCACTGACCAAGGTAACATGGTTTTAGATGTCACCTTCGATAGCATTGATGATCCTGTAAATCTGGAAAAAACACTAAATAATATTCCCGGTGTTCTGGAAAATGGCATTTTCGTCAATTGTACAGATATCGTTCTCGTTGGTGAAGTTATTGATGGTAAACCTGTAGTTAGACAACTTTAGATTATTACCTAATCACATAAATTACGAGTTAGGAAAAAGGAGATAAGAGGAAGAAAATGAACTCTTTTCTCATTACCTTTTTCCCAACCCAAACTCAGTATAATTTTACAGATATAATTATATTTTTTGTGGATGTTACGATTTGAAAACACGTTCTAA harbors:
- the rpiA gene encoding ribose-5-phosphate isomerase RpiA yields the protein MSIPADPVKLMKQEVGKAAANLVKSGSIVGLGTGSTTAYTIQYLGERLKSGELKDIVGIPTSFQSEVLAKEYGVPLTTLDAVDHIDIAIDGADEVDPHKNLIKGGGAAHTREKVVDYLAKQFIVVVDGGKLVDRLGSSFAVPVEVIPMAITPVTNAIKALGGKPELRMGVRKAGPVITDQGNMVLDVTFDSIDDPVNLEKTLNNIPGVLENGIFVNCTDIVLVGEVIDGKPVVRQL